CCATTGTCCTGGGGGTCAAACACTGCATGGAGCGACTCGGATGCCGTGAGGACGAGGTTGTATTTGTTTGCCCGTCGGACCACATAATCAAATCAGTCGATACATTCAGGGAGCATATCAGCCAGGCCGAAAAAATAGCTGCAGAAGGAAAGATTGTCACCTTCGGGATAAAGCCGGAGAGGCCGGAGACAGGATACGGGTATATTAAAACCGTCAATCAGCAATCGGCAATCGGCAATCAGCATTTTCTAAAAGTAGAGAGATTCATAGAGAAGCCGGATATCGAAACAGCAACAAAATACCTTAATGAGGGCGGCTACTACTGGAATTCGGGGATGTTCGCATTCAGTATCGGCGCGATCATAGAGGAGCTCAAAAAGCATGCTCCTTCGGTAATGGAAACGTTCGAGATGCCCCTTGATGCAATGGTTTCGACCTTTGACCAGATGCCCGCTATATCCATAGATTATGCGGTCATGGAAAAATCGGACAGGGTCGTTACACTGCCTCTTGATGTGTACTGGAACGACATCGGCTCATGGGATTCGCTCTATGATGTCCTGGATAAGGATGAAATGGGAAATGTGAAGAAAGGCGATGTCCTGTCGATAGAGACAAGGAACAGCCTGATAATCGGCAACAAGAGAATCGTCTCGACAATAGGACTTGATGATTTCCTCGTAATCGAGACAGACGATGCGCTGCTTGTTGCCAAAAAAGGCGATTCTCAGAAGGTGAAGGATATAGCGAGCAGCTTAAAGGAGCAGGGCAGAATCGAAGCGGAGGAGCATGTCACCACGTACAGGCCATGGGGCAACTACACCGTGCTCGAAGAGGGGCCGAGATACAAGATAAAGAGGATAGTAGTAAAGCCAAAAGAGAAGTTAAGCCTTCAGATGCACTATCACAGGTCCGAACACTGGGTGGTTGTAAAAGGAACAGCCAAAGTGATGATAGGCGGCAAGGAAATAATCATTCATGAAAACGAATCAGCGTATGTCCCCAAGTCGACGCTCCACCGGCTCGAGAACCCGGGCAAAGTGCCCCTGGAGATCATCGAGGTGCAGAATGGCGAGTATGTGGGGGAGGATGATATTGTGAGGATGGAAGATAGCTACGGAAGGGATAAGGAGCAAGGATGAAACGTGCACTTATAACGGGTGTTACGGGACAGGATGGAGCGTACCTCGCGGAGTTCCTTTTAAGTAAAGGATACGAAGTACATGGAATAAAGAGACGGAGCTCTCTTTTCAATACTGATAGAATTGACCATCTCTACAAGGACCCCCATGAAAAAGATGTGCGGTTCAAACTCCATTATGGAGATATGACCGATTCCACCAATCTGATAAGGATTATTCAGGAGGTCCAGCCGGATGAAATATATAATCTTGCTGCCCAGAGTCATGTCAAGGTCTCTTTCGAAACCCCTGAATACACGGCAAATGCCGATGCCCTCGGAGCGCTTCGCTTGCTTGAGGCGATACGCATACTGAACCTCGAGAATAAGACAAGATTCTATCAGGCATCCACCTCCGAACTGTACGGTAAGGTCCAGGAGATGCCCCAAACGGAGCAGACCCCTTTCTATCCACGAAGCCCCTACGCTGTAGCTAAGCTTTACGCTTATTGGATTACGGTTAACTATCGTGAGGCTTATAATATGTATGCCTGCAACGGTATTTTGTTTAATCATGAGTCACCGATACGCGGTGAGACTTTTGTTACTCGTAAAGTTACCCGTGCGCTGGCGCGTATACGTCTCGACCTGCAGGACTGCCTCTATCTGGGCAACCTCGATGCGAAGCGCGACTGGGGACATGCCAGGGACTTTGTGGAGGCGCAGTGGTTGATGCTGCAGCAGGATATGCCTGAAGATTGCGTCATTGCTACCGGTGAGCAGCATTCCGTTCGTGACTTTGTTAATGCAGCAGCAAACGAGCTGGGTATTACTCTTGAGTGGCGTGGCAGCGGTATTGATGAAAATGCCATTATTGTTTCGGTACAACATAATGAGCATTCCTCTCTAAAGCCGGGCAAGACTATTGTTAAGATAGACCCGCGCTACTTCAGGCCCACGGAGGTGGAGACGCTGCTGGGTGATTCGAGTAAAGCAAGAGAAAAGCTCGGCTGGAGACCAAAAGTGACTTTCAATGAGTTGGTTGCTGAAATGGTTCGAGAGGACCTCAGGGCGGCAGAGCGGGATGAGCTTATAAAGCGCCATGGATTCATTTCGTGTGATTATCACGAATAGGAAGTGCTATTAGTGGAACCTGATTCAAAAATATACGTTGCCGGACATCGGGGACTCGTCGGTTTTTCTCTTATGCACCGACTAAGTGGTGCCGGTCACAGCAATATTGTCACGCGGACGCATGCGGAACTGGACCTCAGGGATCAACGTGCGGTGCAGCAGTTCTTCGAGAGAGAAAAGCCCGAATACGTTTTCCTCGCAGCAGCCAAGGTGGGGGGAATCCTCGCAAACAGTACCTATAAAGCAGAATTTATTTATGATAACCTCATGATAGCCTCAAATATCATACATTCAGCTTATGAGTGTGGAGTTAAAAAACTTTTGAATCTAGGCTCCTCGTGCATCTATCCGAAGCTTGCTCCCCAACCGATGAAAGAGGAGCATCTCTTGACAGGGAGCCTAGAACAGACTAACGAACCGTATGCCATTGCAAAAATTGCAGCTATAAAACTCTGCCGGTACTACAACGAACAGTATGGAACAAGTTTCATTTCTGTAATGCCGACAAACTTGTATGGACCAAATGATAACTTTAATCTAGAAACAGCGCATGTGCTTCCTGCGCTTATAAGAAAGTTCCACCTTGCGAAGCTTTTAGCGGAGAAGAGATATGATGAGATCAAAAGAGACCTTCAGAGATTTCCTGTCGGCTTTCAGTCTGCTATCAGCCATGATTTTGAGCTTGTTCTAAATAAGCTAGGCATTTTTGCAGACCGTGTTGTCCTCTGGGGCAGCGGAGAGCCTTATAGGGAATTTTTGTATATAGATGATCTTGCTGATGCCTGTGTGCATTTAATGAAAAAATTCGATTATAAGGATATTGGAGAGTTTGTAAACGTTGGTTCAGGAGAGGATATAAAGATAAAAGAGCTCGTCGGTTTAGCTAAAAGCTTAGTAGGCTTTGAGGGAAGAGTAGAGTTTGATACAACAAAACCGGATGGCACCCCTAGGAAACTGTTAGATGTAAGCAGGATAGAAATGCTGGGATGGAAGCCGAAAGTAAGCTTGTCCACAGGAATACAAACTACCTATAAGTGGTATTTAGAGTCTCTAAAAAAATGAATTTGTTGTTCGGGCTCGAAAGATTTATTAACCCGGCGACAAAACAGTGAGCTTAGGAAGTATGACAGAATATAAGTATGGAGAAGTTAGATGCACGAAGGTTCAATCAAGAGACGCAGTACCAGCTACGGAGGCAAGTAGTACGGCTCCGCGAGCGGGGGATGAAATACAAGGAAATAGCTGAGATAGTCGGCATAACATACAACCATGCTCGAACGATTTACAAGCGATATGAACGTGGAGGACTACAGGCAATCGCCAAGCGTAAACGGGGGCGGCGGTTGGGTGAACATCGGACCTTATCGGCAGGGCAGGAGGCTGCGATACAAGGGATGATACAAGATAAGACACCCGACTCCTATGGTATGCCGTATGCGTTATGGAACAGAGAGGCAATCCAGCAGTTGATAAAGAGGCAGTATGGGATAAAGATGCCGATCCGAACCGTGGGAGATTATTTAAGGCGGTGGGGATTTACTCCTCAGAAGCCGTTAAAGAGGGCCTATGAGCAGGACCCTGGGGCGGTGCAGCGGTGGTTAGATCATGATTATCCGAAGATAGCTGCACGAGCCAAAGCAGAGGGAGCGTCCATGCACTGGTGTGACGAGACGGGTCTCAGAAGTGATGAGAATCGGCGCAGAGGGTATGCGCCCAGAGGGAAGACTCCGGTCGTCCACATAAACGTTAACCGAAAGAGTGTCAGTATGATTTCGGCAATTACCAATCAGGGCAAGGTACGGTTTATGGTGCTTGAGAGCGGCATCACGGTGCCTCTTCTGATTACGTTTTTAGAGCAATTGCTCAAGGATGTAGAGCAGAAGGTATTTGTAATTCTGGATAATCTCAGGGCGCACCATAGCAAAGAAGTAAGGGAATGGGCAGAAAAACATAACAAGAGAATAGCATTGTTCTATCTGCCGCCGTATTCACCGGAGCTGAATCCTGACGAATATCTTAATGGAGATATGAAGGCAGCGGTTCTGTCAGGGACACCTGCACGGAGCAAACGCGAGTTGAAAAGAAAGGTTCTGTCTCATATGCGGAAGCTCCAGAAGCTCCCCGGACGGGTACAGAAATATTTCGATCACCCATGTATAAAATATGCGGCGTAATGCCGACTATTAAATCGCCGGGTTAATAGAAGCACTGATTTCGATGAGAACGCTAAGCGGCTCAAGAGGAAAATCATTTCACTGCCCTGCCACAAACTCAGGACGTAGCCATCAGAGCTTTACAGTATAAACAGTTAAAATTCAAATTTTATTAGACGGGGGCTATTTATGAGAACTGCAGGAGCAGAGAGTGGGAATTCTAATAATGAAATAAGTTTATTTGATTATTGGGGGATGTTGGTAAAAGGAAGAGGCATTATTATCGGGATTGTTCTGATTTCGGTGGTTATAACCGCTTCTCTTGCCTTTTTGGCCCCGACAGTTTATCAAGGAGAAGGCGTATTAAAGGTTTCAACGGATGGTGTTATAACAGCAAAAGCAGTGGGTGATATCATCAACGGGGAAAGAGCGGACGTAATTTTTCCTAAGAATGCAGATTCCGTAGAAAGTCATAGAGCAGGTGAGGGGAAGGGATCTGCCGATAAGTTAATTATTACGATTGAGGGGAAAAAAGCCGACCTCCTCCAGCATTCATTTGTGGAACTTCTTGAATTCGTGAATAATCTTCCTGAAATACAACGATCGATTGAAAGCGAGAAGGAAAAACTTGCTCTGCAATTGAAAGAATTGACAATTTTAGTAAAAGATTCTGAAGGAGCTAACAAGCATTTAGAAAGAGCGAATAAAGAGGGGAGAGCGGTTTTCATAGGGATTACTCCCGTACAACTGAACAAAGCAATTCTCGATGCAAAGGTCGAACGGCTCGTTGTAGAGCACAAGCTCAAAAAGCTCACTGGCATTGAACCGATCGGTAAGCTGATAATTACAAAAAAGCCGAATAAACTGAAAAGAAAAGTAGTACTCGCAGGCATGTCAGGGCTCTTTGTAGGAATATTCATCGTGTCTATTATGCAATATCGAAGAAGACAATCAGGTATTCTAGCGTGACCTCACGTGCCGTCTGGAACGCCAGGTGAGGGTCCGTATAGCGGCTTCTACAAGAAGCGCTACCGTGCATGAAAAAAGCCATTCTCATCCAATCAAGACTGTCGTCAAAGCGGTTTCCGAAAAAAATGTTGCAATTGATCAATGGGGTACCATTAGTCGAGTTTGTCTATCGACGGTGTTGCAGGTCATCGGGCGCCGATGTTGTTTCCGTTATTACATCGGCAGACCCAACCGATGATGAGCTTTCTGAGTACTGCAGCGGGAGGGGAATCGATGTTTTTCGGGGTTCGCTTCATAATGTCCTCAAAAGGTATATTGATGCAGCTGCGTTCTATGAGGCGCCTCTCCTGTCAAGAGTATGCGGGGACTCGCCTTTCGTTGACGTGACGCTTATTGATGCCATGTTCCAAATGATCGAGAATGAGTGCCTCGACTATGTAGCGCCTAATAAGGAAACGTGCATTGCCGGGCTGGATTCCGAGGTCGTTACATTAAGCTCTTTGAAAAGAGTTTTGGAAGGCGATGTTGCTTCTGATGAATTAGAACATGTGACCCTGCACATTAAGAATAATCGCGAGATGTTCAAAGCAAGGTTGTTGGAAGTGAATTTGAGACCGACTTCTTTGTCTAACGTCTCTCTTACAGTAGATTACCCTGAAGATATGACCTTTTGCTGTGCGATTGCCGAAATGCTGGGTGGGCGCTTTGACTTCTCGTCGTCAGAGATACTACAGATAGTGCATAGCAATGGTTTTAGAAATCATTACGGAGGAGGATATGGATTATAAGGCACCGTCTTTTCCAAGGCGAATAGAGATAGAACTGGTAAGTGATTGCAACCTCAGGTGTGTATATTGCCCCCGTCATTATGTAAACGACCTCAAAGGTTATATTAATGTCGAGCCTTTTAAAAAAATTGTCGATGAAGCGAGCGCTTATCCGGAAACGATAATTGTGCTTCACCGAAGAGGGGAAAGTATGCTACATCCCCATTTCACTGATATGCTCGGGTATATTGCGGGAAAGTTTAAGGAAGTGCAGCTGGCAACAAATGCAACAGTTTTGAATGAAGATAAATTTGATG
This sequence is a window from Nitrospirota bacterium. Protein-coding genes within it:
- a CDS encoding mannose-1-phosphate guanylyltransferase/mannose-6-phosphate isomerase produces the protein MKAIILAGGSGTRLWPLSRKNYPKQFLKLSGDTSLLQQTIERLKGAVLPEGIVVMTNSTYKFHVLSDLQALTPEFPIPGANIVLEPASRNTAPAIVLGVKHCMERLGCREDEVVFVCPSDHIIKSVDTFREHISQAEKIAAEGKIVTFGIKPERPETGYGYIKTVNQQSAIGNQHFLKVERFIEKPDIETATKYLNEGGYYWNSGMFAFSIGAIIEELKKHAPSVMETFEMPLDAMVSTFDQMPAISIDYAVMEKSDRVVTLPLDVYWNDIGSWDSLYDVLDKDEMGNVKKGDVLSIETRNSLIIGNKRIVSTIGLDDFLVIETDDALLVAKKGDSQKVKDIASSLKEQGRIEAEEHVTTYRPWGNYTVLEEGPRYKIKRIVVKPKEKLSLQMHYHRSEHWVVVKGTAKVMIGGKEIIIHENESAYVPKSTLHRLENPGKVPLEIIEVQNGEYVGEDDIVRMEDSYGRDKEQG
- the gmd gene encoding GDP-mannose 4,6-dehydratase translates to MKRALITGVTGQDGAYLAEFLLSKGYEVHGIKRRSSLFNTDRIDHLYKDPHEKDVRFKLHYGDMTDSTNLIRIIQEVQPDEIYNLAAQSHVKVSFETPEYTANADALGALRLLEAIRILNLENKTRFYQASTSELYGKVQEMPQTEQTPFYPRSPYAVAKLYAYWITVNYREAYNMYACNGILFNHESPIRGETFVTRKVTRALARIRLDLQDCLYLGNLDAKRDWGHARDFVEAQWLMLQQDMPEDCVIATGEQHSVRDFVNAAANELGITLEWRGSGIDENAIIVSVQHNEHSSLKPGKTIVKIDPRYFRPTEVETLLGDSSKAREKLGWRPKVTFNELVAEMVREDLRAAERDELIKRHGFISCDYHE
- a CDS encoding GDP-L-fucose synthase, whose translation is MEPDSKIYVAGHRGLVGFSLMHRLSGAGHSNIVTRTHAELDLRDQRAVQQFFEREKPEYVFLAAAKVGGILANSTYKAEFIYDNLMIASNIIHSAYECGVKKLLNLGSSCIYPKLAPQPMKEEHLLTGSLEQTNEPYAIAKIAAIKLCRYYNEQYGTSFISVMPTNLYGPNDNFNLETAHVLPALIRKFHLAKLLAEKRYDEIKRDLQRFPVGFQSAISHDFELVLNKLGIFADRVVLWGSGEPYREFLYIDDLADACVHLMKKFDYKDIGEFVNVGSGEDIKIKELVGLAKSLVGFEGRVEFDTTKPDGTPRKLLDVSRIEMLGWKPKVSLSTGIQTTYKWYLESLKK
- a CDS encoding IS630 family transposase encodes the protein MEKLDARRFNQETQYQLRRQVVRLRERGMKYKEIAEIVGITYNHARTIYKRYERGGLQAIAKRKRGRRLGEHRTLSAGQEAAIQGMIQDKTPDSYGMPYALWNREAIQQLIKRQYGIKMPIRTVGDYLRRWGFTPQKPLKRAYEQDPGAVQRWLDHDYPKIAARAKAEGASMHWCDETGLRSDENRRRGYAPRGKTPVVHINVNRKSVSMISAITNQGKVRFMVLESGITVPLLITFLEQLLKDVEQKVFVILDNLRAHHSKEVREWAEKHNKRIALFYLPPYSPELNPDEYLNGDMKAAVLSGTPARSKRELKRKVLSHMRKLQKLPGRVQKYFDHPCIKYAA
- a CDS encoding Wzz/FepE/Etk N-terminal domain-containing protein, with the translated sequence MRTAGAESGNSNNEISLFDYWGMLVKGRGIIIGIVLISVVITASLAFLAPTVYQGEGVLKVSTDGVITAKAVGDIINGERADVIFPKNADSVESHRAGEGKGSADKLIITIEGKKADLLQHSFVELLEFVNNLPEIQRSIESEKEKLALQLKELTILVKDSEGANKHLERANKEGRAVFIGITPVQLNKAILDAKVERLVVEHKLKKLTGIEPIGKLIITKKPNKLKRKVVLAGMSGLFVGIFIVSIMQYRRRQSGILA